In Streptomyces sp. NBC_01426, one genomic interval encodes:
- a CDS encoding GTP-binding protein codes for MVFAVSDRHIDVPPDDEPAQAWQYDRSRAPVAVKVLVAGGFGVGKTTFVSSLSEITPLRTEAVMTQASAPTDDLSGTPDKRTTTVAMDFGRVTLDDDLVLYVYGTPGQERFWFMWDDLVRGAIGGLVLADTRRLRDAFPALDYFESCGLPYAVAVNHFEGSASYEEEDVREALTVPPHVPVVIMDARRRATVVESLLALVGHALDATPE; via the coding sequence GTGGTCTTCGCCGTCTCTGACCGTCACATCGACGTCCCCCCTGACGACGAGCCCGCCCAGGCCTGGCAGTACGACCGCTCGCGCGCGCCCGTCGCCGTCAAGGTGCTGGTCGCGGGTGGATTCGGCGTCGGGAAGACCACGTTCGTGTCGTCCCTCTCCGAGATCACCCCGCTGCGCACCGAGGCGGTGATGACGCAGGCCAGTGCCCCCACCGACGACCTGTCCGGGACCCCGGACAAGCGCACCACCACCGTCGCGATGGACTTCGGCCGCGTCACGCTCGACGACGACCTCGTCCTGTACGTGTACGGCACCCCGGGCCAGGAACGTTTCTGGTTCATGTGGGACGACCTGGTGCGCGGGGCGATCGGCGGCCTGGTGCTGGCCGACACCCGTCGGCTGCGGGACGCCTTCCCGGCCCTCGACTACTTCGAGAGCTGCGGCCTGCCGTACGCCGTCGCCGTCAACCACTTCGAGGGCTCCGCCTCCTACGAGGAGGAGGACGTGCGCGAGGCGCTCACCGTCCCGCCCCACGTCCCCGTGGTGATCATGGACGCGCGTCGGCGGGCGACCGTGGTCGAATCGCTGCTGGCCCTGGTGGGTCACGCCCTCGACGCCACTCCCGAATAG
- a CDS encoding C40 family peptidase translates to MTIRLLRAACVAAAVLLTAAPPPLAHAEPLPAAPAAEPVGVLLTRLQGLYQKAEQAAEAYNSTEVALKSRQDDERRSTTELSKARAALLTERALVGRLAREQYQGSRAGVPPYVRMLLLGDFQNAADQRRLAAREGARTAGVLARLERGEQRAGALAGAARKALDAQQALTAEQKRHRDEVTGRLKEVERLLASLSAEQLAQLDGREAADTAEAQRELVDSGRLGAPGAVSARTPTAAGGEALTYAAAQIGKPYVWGAEGPGSFDCSGLTSRAWEHAGRAIPRTSQDQWARLPRVPLDRLRPGDLVVYFPTATHVALYIGDGKVIQAPRPGATVKVSPIAANPVLGAVRPDAAGAPLASYTPPRLPGAAAAGDDTGYSAEEAPGAAAAVTSAR, encoded by the coding sequence ATGACAATTCGACTGCTCCGTGCCGCCTGTGTGGCCGCCGCCGTCCTCCTGACGGCCGCTCCCCCGCCCCTCGCCCACGCCGAACCGCTGCCGGCCGCCCCGGCCGCGGAGCCCGTCGGCGTCCTGCTCACCCGGCTCCAAGGGCTGTACCAGAAGGCCGAACAGGCCGCCGAGGCCTACAACTCCACCGAGGTCGCCCTCAAGTCCCGCCAGGACGACGAACGGCGTTCCACCACCGAGCTCTCCAAGGCCAGGGCCGCGCTCCTGACCGAACGGGCCCTCGTCGGCCGGTTGGCCCGCGAGCAGTACCAGGGCTCCCGCGCCGGCGTCCCCCCGTACGTCCGCATGCTGCTGCTCGGGGACTTCCAGAACGCGGCCGACCAGCGCCGGCTCGCCGCGCGCGAGGGGGCCCGGACGGCCGGTGTGCTGGCCCGGCTGGAGCGGGGCGAACAGCGGGCCGGGGCGCTGGCCGGCGCGGCCCGCAAGGCCCTCGACGCCCAGCAGGCGCTGACCGCCGAGCAGAAGCGGCACCGGGACGAGGTCACGGGCCGGCTCAAGGAGGTCGAGCGACTGCTGGCCTCGCTGAGCGCGGAACAACTGGCACAGCTCGACGGCCGCGAGGCCGCGGACACGGCCGAGGCGCAACGGGAACTGGTGGATTCGGGCCGGCTCGGAGCCCCGGGGGCCGTGAGCGCCCGTACGCCGACGGCCGCCGGCGGCGAGGCCCTCACGTACGCGGCCGCGCAGATCGGGAAACCGTACGTCTGGGGCGCGGAGGGGCCGGGGTCCTTCGACTGCTCCGGGCTGACCTCCCGGGCCTGGGAACACGCCGGGCGGGCGATCCCCCGGACCAGCCAGGACCAGTGGGCCCGGCTGCCCCGGGTCCCCCTGGACCGGCTCCGCCCGGGGGATCTGGTGGTGTACTTCCCCACCGCCACGCACGTCGCCCTGTACATCGGGGACGGGAAGGTGATCCAGGCACCCCGTCCGGGAGCCACCGTCAAGGTGTCGCCGATCGCCGCGAATCCGGTCCTCGGCGCCGTCCGGCCGGACGCGGCAGGGGCGCCGCTCGCCTCGTACACCCCGCCGCGGCTGCCCGGGGCGGCCGCGGCGGGGGACGACACCGGCTATTCGGCGGAGGAGGCTCCCGGCGCGGCGGCGGCCGTGACCTCGGCCAGGTAG
- a CDS encoding styrene monooxygenase/indole monooxygenase family protein: MRKILVVGAGQSGLQLALGLQSKGYEVTLMSNRTADEIRTGRVMSTQCMFDTALQHERDLQLDFWTRQAPRIKGLGVSVAAPDGSRAVDWLGRLKGDAQSVDQRVKMAGWLDTFAQRGGQLVVHGASVADLDYFSRTYDLVLVAAGKGELVSMFERDAARSPYDAPQRALAVSYVHGLGPRPEHPETEAVRCNLVPGVGELFVMPTLTTSGRADILFWEGVPGGPIDAFKGTTDPSAHLALTLELMEKFTPWEYARAGKAELTDAGATLAGRYAPVVRNPIGRLPGGGLVLGVADVVVANDPITGQGSNSAAKCAASYLSSILMHGDKPFDEAWMKATFDKFWFTTGKPVTQWTNAMLGVPPEHVLNLIGAAGQLQPVADRFANGFDNPADFDAYFYDPEDTADYLAEVTAAAAPGASSAE; encoded by the coding sequence ATGCGCAAGATACTCGTCGTGGGAGCCGGCCAGTCCGGTCTTCAGCTCGCCCTCGGACTCCAGTCCAAGGGGTACGAGGTCACCCTGATGTCCAACCGGACCGCGGACGAGATCCGCACCGGACGGGTCATGTCCACGCAGTGCATGTTCGACACGGCGCTCCAGCACGAGCGGGACCTCCAGCTCGACTTCTGGACGCGGCAGGCGCCCAGGATCAAGGGTCTGGGCGTCTCGGTCGCCGCCCCGGACGGCAGCCGGGCCGTCGACTGGCTCGGCCGGCTCAAGGGGGACGCGCAGTCCGTCGACCAGCGCGTGAAGATGGCCGGTTGGCTGGACACCTTCGCGCAGCGCGGCGGGCAGCTGGTCGTGCACGGGGCGTCCGTCGCCGACCTGGACTATTTCTCCCGCACCTACGACCTGGTCCTGGTCGCCGCCGGCAAGGGCGAGCTGGTGTCGATGTTCGAGCGGGACGCGGCGCGTTCCCCCTACGACGCGCCGCAGCGCGCGCTCGCGGTCAGCTACGTCCACGGCCTGGGGCCCCGCCCCGAGCACCCGGAGACGGAGGCCGTGCGCTGCAACCTGGTGCCGGGTGTCGGCGAGCTGTTCGTCATGCCGACCCTGACCACGTCGGGTCGCGCGGACATCCTGTTCTGGGAGGGCGTCCCGGGCGGCCCGATCGACGCGTTCAAGGGCACGACGGACCCCTCCGCGCACCTGGCGCTGACGCTGGAGCTGATGGAGAAGTTCACGCCGTGGGAGTACGCGCGGGCCGGGAAGGCGGAGCTGACCGACGCGGGCGCCACCCTCGCCGGCCGGTACGCGCCGGTGGTCCGCAACCCGATCGGCCGGCTGCCCGGTGGCGGGCTGGTGCTGGGCGTGGCGGACGTGGTCGTGGCGAACGACCCGATCACCGGACAGGGCTCCAACTCGGCGGCCAAGTGCGCGGCCTCGTACCTCTCGTCGATCCTCATGCACGGCGACAAGCCGTTCGACGAGGCGTGGATGAAGGCCACGTTCGACAAGTTCTGGTTCACGACCGGCAAGCCGGTCACCCAGTGGACCAACGCCATGCTGGGGGTGCCGCCGGAGCACGTGCTGAACCTGATCGGTGCGGCCGGGCAGCTCCAGCCGGTGGCGGATCGATTCGCCAACGGCTTCGACAACCCGGCCGACTTCGACGCGTACTTCTACGACCCCGAGGACACGGCCGACTACCTGGCCGAGGTCACGGCCGCCGCCGCGCCGGGAGCCTCCTCCGCCGAATAG
- a CDS encoding roadblock/LC7 domain-containing protein — translation MTAPSTYGLSTQARNLQWLLTDLVEEVPGVNSVAVVSSDGLLLLSSEPPAQSPQDRPKGPRGASADLATIVSGLGSLTTGAASLMDGGSVKQTMVAMEHGSVFVMVISDGSLLGVHAAPDCDMSVVAYHMALFVGRAGHVLTPEVRSELRQSMENTP, via the coding sequence ATGACCGCGCCCAGTACGTACGGACTGAGCACCCAGGCCCGCAACCTGCAGTGGCTGCTGACCGACCTGGTCGAGGAGGTTCCCGGCGTCAACTCCGTCGCCGTCGTCTCCTCGGACGGGCTCCTGCTGCTCTCCTCCGAGCCGCCGGCGCAGTCCCCGCAGGACCGGCCCAAGGGCCCCCGAGGGGCCTCGGCCGACCTCGCCACCATCGTGTCCGGGCTCGGCAGCCTGACCACGGGCGCCGCCTCCCTCATGGACGGCGGCTCCGTGAAACAGACCATGGTGGCGATGGAGCACGGCTCCGTCTTCGTCATGGTCATCAGCGACGGCTCGCTGCTCGGCGTGCACGCCGCGCCCGACTGCGACATGAGCGTCGTGGCCTACCACATGGCCCTGTTCGTGGGCCGCGCCGGCCACGTACTGACCCCCGAAGTCCGCAGCGAGCTGCGCCAGTCGATGGAGAACACCCCGTGA
- a CDS encoding DUF6325 family protein produces the protein MGPVEFIVLAFPEEQLRVPAVEAVMGLRKAGVVRLIDGLVATRTASGEVMASEFDEFVELAGLLAHREAARLIGPEDVREAAELLELGSCALLLVVEHVWAEDAAVAVRAAGGRIVGSVRIPAERVGVVA, from the coding sequence ATGGGCCCTGTGGAGTTCATCGTCCTGGCCTTTCCGGAGGAACAGTTGCGCGTCCCGGCCGTCGAGGCCGTGATGGGGCTCCGCAAGGCCGGGGTGGTGCGACTGATCGACGGTCTCGTGGCCACGCGGACGGCGTCGGGAGAGGTCATGGCGTCCGAGTTCGACGAGTTCGTGGAGTTGGCGGGCCTGCTGGCGCACCGCGAGGCGGCCCGGCTGATCGGCCCGGAGGACGTCCGCGAGGCGGCGGAACTCCTGGAGCTCGGCAGTTGCGCGCTCCTGCTGGTCGTCGAGCACGTGTGGGCCGAGGACGCTGCCGTCGCGGTACGGGCGGCGGGCGGGCGGATCGTGGGGTCGGTCCGGATCCCGGCCGAGCGGGTGGGGGTGGTGGCCTGA
- a CDS encoding SHOCT domain-containing protein yields MFIRPVAAAPARADRPPGRPLLRGLLARASGTAEPGRNARWPAAPAAPVARYAETYADTETDADTDTDADTAFDAGTGMDASAEPTPHEATGSGAGGLVQELAQLAALAREGLLTPEEFSTAKARLLGP; encoded by the coding sequence ATGTTCATCAGACCCGTGGCAGCGGCGCCGGCCCGGGCCGACCGGCCGCCGGGCCGACCGTTGCTCCGCGGCCTCCTGGCGCGGGCCTCGGGCACCGCGGAACCCGGGCGGAACGCCCGATGGCCCGCCGCCCCCGCCGCGCCGGTCGCCCGGTACGCGGAGACCTACGCCGACACGGAGACCGACGCCGACACGGACACCGACGCCGACACGGCCTTCGACGCCGGCACCGGCATGGACGCCTCGGCGGAGCCGACCCCGCACGAGGCGACCGGATCGGGCGCCGGCGGGCTCGTGCAGGAGCTGGCGCAACTGGCCGCCCTGGCCCGCGAGGGTCTGCTGACCCCGGAGGAGTTCAGTACGGCCAAGGCCCGCCTGCTCGGCCCCTGA
- a CDS encoding FtsW/RodA/SpoVE family cell cycle protein, whose translation MTALTAKVAEPAPPPPRGDRAAKRRGVELALLTGAVLISVLGHLHVGYASTGRLPEGSSHYAAGLFGAALLAHLAVRFGAPHADPLVLPIAFLLNGLGLVLIRRLDLTTPHHLTAGEQLRWSALGVVLFVLVVGLLRDHRVLQRYAYLSVAVALVLMLVPVFFPAVNGAHIWIRLAGLSFQPGEFAKILLAVFFASYLAANRTALALGGRRLFWKLKLLPGRVLGPILTIWLLSVGVLILERDLGTSLLFFGLFVIMLFTATGRIGWIAIGLLLAAVGAYAVATFEPHVHGRVDDWMNPFASIDRGEGPGQLAQSLFAFGAGGLLGAGLGHGQSFLIGFAAKSDFILATAGEELGLVGLAAILLLYGLLVDRGFRAGLALRDPFGRLLATGLASILALQVFVIAGGVTGLIPLTGMAMPFLAQGGSSVVTNWIIVALLIRLGDCARRPQAAAREVAE comes from the coding sequence ATGACCGCTCTGACGGCGAAGGTTGCGGAGCCCGCCCCGCCCCCACCCCGCGGCGACCGCGCCGCCAAGCGTCGCGGCGTCGAGCTCGCGCTGCTGACCGGGGCGGTCCTGATCTCCGTACTCGGTCACCTCCACGTCGGCTACGCGTCCACCGGCCGGCTCCCCGAGGGCTCCTCGCACTACGCGGCGGGGCTCTTCGGCGCCGCCCTGCTCGCGCACCTCGCCGTCCGCTTCGGCGCCCCCCACGCCGATCCGCTCGTGCTGCCGATCGCGTTCCTGCTCAACGGCCTCGGCCTCGTCCTCATCCGACGGCTCGACCTGACCACCCCCCACCACCTCACCGCGGGGGAGCAACTGCGCTGGTCCGCCCTGGGAGTCGTGCTGTTCGTGCTCGTCGTCGGGCTGCTGCGCGACCACCGGGTGCTCCAGCGGTACGCGTACCTGTCCGTCGCCGTCGCCCTCGTGCTGATGCTGGTGCCGGTCTTCTTCCCGGCCGTCAACGGCGCCCACATCTGGATCCGCCTCGCCGGCCTCTCCTTCCAGCCGGGGGAGTTCGCCAAGATCCTGCTCGCCGTCTTCTTCGCCTCCTACCTCGCCGCGAACCGCACCGCCCTCGCCCTGGGCGGGCGGCGGCTCTTCTGGAAGCTCAAGCTGCTGCCCGGCCGGGTCCTGGGGCCGATCCTCACGATCTGGCTGCTCAGCGTCGGGGTGCTGATCCTGGAACGGGACCTCGGCACCTCCCTGCTCTTCTTCGGCCTCTTCGTGATCATGCTCTTCACGGCCACCGGCCGGATCGGCTGGATCGCGATCGGGCTGCTGCTCGCCGCCGTGGGCGCCTACGCGGTCGCGACGTTCGAGCCGCACGTGCACGGCCGGGTGGACGACTGGATGAATCCATTCGCCTCCATCGACCGCGGCGAGGGCCCCGGCCAGCTCGCCCAGTCCCTCTTCGCCTTCGGCGCCGGCGGACTCCTCGGCGCCGGCCTCGGCCACGGCCAGTCCTTCCTCATCGGGTTCGCCGCCAAGTCCGACTTCATCCTGGCCACCGCCGGCGAGGAGTTGGGGCTGGTCGGCCTGGCCGCGATCCTGCTCCTCTACGGCCTCCTCGTGGACCGGGGCTTTCGCGCCGGACTCGCGCTGCGCGACCCGTTCGGGCGGCTGCTCGCCACCGGACTCGCCTCGATCCTCGCGCTCCAGGTGTTCGTCATCGCGGGCGGGGTCACCGGACTGATCCCGCTCACGGGCATGGCCATGCCCTTCCTGGCCCAGGGCGGCTCCTCCGTCGTCACCAACTGGATCATCGTCGCCCTGCTGATCCGACTCGGCGACTGCGCGCGCCGACCCCAGGCCGCCGCACGGGAGGTCGCCGAATGA
- a CDS encoding DUF742 domain-containing protein: MRSPASDRLPIRGADRRPARVRPYSLTGGRTRFTQVLLVETFVAALDSGPVATPDRMPEMPAIVEVCRRMRTIAEIAALLKLPLGVVRVLVSDLADQGRIRVYGTGHGTGRPERALLERVLSGLRRL, from the coding sequence GTGAGGAGTCCGGCCTCCGACCGGCTGCCGATACGCGGCGCCGACCGCCGCCCCGCCCGCGTCCGCCCGTACTCGCTGACGGGCGGCCGGACCCGGTTCACGCAGGTCCTGCTGGTGGAGACCTTCGTCGCCGCCCTCGACAGCGGTCCGGTCGCGACGCCCGACCGGATGCCCGAGATGCCCGCCATAGTCGAGGTGTGTCGCCGCATGCGGACGATCGCCGAGATAGCGGCGCTCCTGAAACTGCCGCTCGGCGTGGTCCGCGTCCTGGTCAGCGACCTCGCCGACCAGGGCCGGATACGCGTCTACGGCACGGGACACGGCACCGGCCGTCCCGAACGCGCACTGCTCGAAAGGGTGCTCAGTGGTCTTCGCCGTCTCTGA
- a CDS encoding MarR family winged helix-turn-helix transcriptional regulator, translating to MHGSEDQEFLALERELSVFLRRARASSGEMARALHPELEPAAYGLLVRLEAAGRQRATELAAYFGVGKATMSRQLRALEVLGLVAREPDPADGRAFLVGLTDEGRARFLRVRGARREQYMRKLADWDRGEVAELARLLNQLNQGADSE from the coding sequence GTGCACGGGAGTGAAGATCAGGAGTTCCTTGCCCTGGAGCGGGAGCTGTCCGTCTTCCTCCGGCGGGCCCGGGCCTCCTCCGGCGAGATGGCCCGCGCACTCCACCCGGAGCTGGAGCCGGCCGCGTACGGACTGCTGGTGCGGCTGGAGGCCGCGGGACGACAGCGGGCCACGGAACTGGCGGCGTACTTCGGGGTGGGCAAGGCCACGATGAGCCGCCAGTTGCGGGCCCTGGAGGTGCTGGGGCTGGTGGCCCGCGAACCGGACCCGGCCGACGGACGGGCCTTCCTGGTCGGGCTCACGGACGAGGGGCGGGCGCGGTTCCTGCGGGTGCGGGGGGCGCGGCGCGAGCAGTACATGCGCAAGCTCGCCGACTGGGACCGGGGGGAGGTCGCGGAACTCGCGCGGCTGCTCAACCAGTTGAACCAGGGCGCGGACTCGGAGTAA
- a CDS encoding sensor histidine kinase, whose translation MQKKRSRKNGTASADGPAIAGRRVRVRRRLVIGVAVAGLTVLVAGAPAVVSATRELNDSQRLVTLAEQTRAALTLAHLIGDERDAVIEYVAKGRPASGKSAVRERTARTDRQLDEVRAEADEDLSVALGRIGAVRAEALDGKGGALAAHQAYAGVIADLMAPGDRLVELTPPRAEAALVTTRPLAPLGQAVEQAGATRGLLLAALAVPRSEQAVSLAPVDELTVAAQRSRVREQAALDDFSRTARPDVRETLAATVTGPEVKTAEEYLKRLTDRPTLNSTDRKVDRAAVGAALTARVDRMQSVEATLASRRATALATLRDDDVTRLELLIAFVGVLFLFVVGFSTAVARSLTRPLSVLRRGAQRLATPEGSVEPVRFTGRNDEFAEVVRHLNAVRDQTVSLHTRIAGLDADRRRLIGRNEALTSGREALDAELRQLRAGLEEHRRVMSTTSVSLSLRTLGLVERQLAVIEELESKEQDPDRLATLFKLDHLATVMRRHNENLLVLAGQEHGHGQAQPVPLVDVMRAAVSEIERYERVDLAAMPSYTQVAGHAADDISHVLAELLENATTFSPPDVKVKVSGRLLDTGEVVLSVLDEGIGVTEDRMAALNARLATPEAYDEEPESEHGLGLGLYVAGRLAARHGVTAELRAPRHGGTEALVVVPATLLPTTPPVSPVHSLTTPGASALRLPGAIAEANENTLMSQRTPPAADPVVEAAAEPVFEPAAEPVGDPGIAADLAAAFGDPVPATPTPADAAMDAESGTGTEPASDLASDLASDPLTDPEAEPLAETEAAFDAAFEAEFEAEFEARTDSEPLPPADRVFTVSAREPEEPSSAEAPAEPAASDAPDATSDPGDAAADDAADDAAEEVADEVADVIDAPAAVPDPQPVLSADEELLARVVSEADAEAFVAPDAQAPPAEQVFTVPAPAAEAPEDAEPAQGLPRRIRPDAEPGLPVRPFAAAASDPHRRAEAEEHWLPRQAGHPEDVLTDKGLPKRTPRNVATGGRPADARPEPRRVDADELRRRLGGFYQGTQDGRRVVEAELAQDRGQDRGQTDQGDTAQEART comes from the coding sequence GTGCAGAAGAAGCGGTCTCGGAAGAACGGCACCGCCAGCGCCGACGGTCCCGCCATCGCAGGACGTCGCGTCCGCGTGCGCCGCAGGCTGGTGATCGGTGTGGCCGTCGCCGGCCTCACGGTCCTGGTGGCCGGCGCACCCGCCGTCGTCTCCGCGACGAGAGAACTGAACGACTCCCAGCGGCTGGTCACGCTCGCCGAGCAGACCCGGGCGGCCCTCACCCTGGCGCACCTGATCGGCGACGAACGCGACGCCGTCATCGAGTACGTCGCCAAGGGACGCCCCGCCTCCGGCAAGAGCGCCGTCCGGGAGCGCACCGCGCGCACGGACCGGCAGCTCGACGAGGTCCGCGCGGAGGCCGACGAGGACCTCTCCGTCGCCCTCGGCCGCATCGGAGCCGTCCGTGCCGAGGCGCTCGACGGCAAGGGCGGCGCCCTCGCCGCGCACCAGGCCTACGCCGGCGTCATCGCGGACCTCATGGCACCGGGCGACCGGCTCGTCGAACTGACCCCGCCCCGCGCGGAGGCCGCGCTGGTCACCACCCGGCCGCTGGCCCCGCTCGGACAGGCCGTGGAACAGGCCGGCGCCACCCGCGGCCTGCTGCTCGCGGCCCTGGCCGTCCCGCGCTCCGAACAGGCCGTGAGCCTGGCGCCCGTGGACGAACTCACCGTCGCCGCCCAGCGCTCCCGGGTCCGCGAACAGGCCGCCCTCGACGACTTCTCGCGCACCGCGCGACCTGACGTGCGCGAGACGCTCGCCGCCACCGTCACCGGCCCCGAGGTCAAGACCGCCGAGGAGTACCTCAAGCGGCTCACCGACCGGCCCACCCTGAACTCGACCGACCGCAAGGTCGACCGCGCCGCCGTCGGCGCCGCGCTCACCGCCCGCGTCGACCGGATGCAGTCGGTCGAAGCCACACTGGCGAGCCGACGGGCCACCGCCCTCGCGACCCTGCGCGACGACGACGTGACCCGCCTGGAACTGCTGATCGCCTTCGTGGGCGTGCTGTTCCTGTTCGTGGTCGGCTTCTCGACGGCCGTCGCCCGCTCCCTGACCCGCCCGCTCTCGGTGCTCCGTCGGGGCGCCCAGCGGCTGGCGACCCCGGAGGGCTCCGTCGAGCCGGTGCGCTTCACCGGCCGCAACGACGAGTTCGCCGAGGTCGTCCGCCACCTGAACGCGGTGCGGGACCAGACGGTCTCCCTGCACACCCGGATCGCCGGACTCGACGCCGACCGGCGCCGCCTCATCGGCCGCAACGAGGCGCTGACCTCCGGCCGCGAGGCCCTGGACGCCGAGCTGAGGCAGCTGCGGGCCGGACTCGAAGAGCACCGCCGCGTCATGTCGACGACATCGGTGTCCCTGTCCCTGCGGACCCTGGGCCTCGTGGAGCGCCAACTGGCGGTCATCGAGGAACTGGAGTCCAAGGAGCAGGACCCGGACCGGCTCGCGACCCTGTTCAAGCTCGACCACCTCGCGACGGTGATGCGCCGTCACAACGAGAACCTGCTGGTCCTCGCCGGCCAGGAACACGGCCACGGACAGGCCCAGCCGGTGCCGCTGGTCGACGTCATGCGGGCCGCGGTCAGCGAGATCGAGCGGTACGAGCGCGTCGACCTCGCGGCGATGCCCTCGTACACGCAGGTCGCCGGGCACGCCGCCGACGACATCTCGCACGTGCTCGCGGAACTGCTGGAGAACGCGACGACCTTCTCGCCGCCGGACGTCAAGGTGAAGGTGTCCGGCCGACTGCTGGACACCGGCGAAGTGGTGCTGTCCGTGCTGGACGAGGGCATCGGCGTCACCGAGGACCGGATGGCGGCCCTCAACGCCCGACTGGCCACCCCCGAGGCGTACGACGAGGAACCCGAGTCGGAGCACGGCCTGGGTCTCGGCCTGTACGTGGCCGGGCGGCTCGCCGCCCGACACGGCGTCACCGCCGAACTGCGGGCGCCCCGGCACGGCGGGACGGAGGCCCTGGTGGTCGTTCCGGCGACGCTGCTGCCGACCACGCCGCCCGTCTCGCCGGTGCACTCCCTGACCACGCCCGGCGCGTCCGCGCTGCGCCTGCCCGGGGCGATTGCCGAGGCCAACGAGAACACCCTGATGTCCCAGCGGACGCCCCCGGCGGCGGACCCGGTCGTGGAGGCCGCGGCCGAGCCCGTCTTCGAACCGGCGGCCGAGCCGGTCGGGGACCCGGGGATCGCCGCCGACCTGGCCGCCGCGTTCGGGGACCCGGTTCCCGCCACGCCCACGCCGGCGGACGCCGCGATGGACGCCGAGTCCGGCACGGGGACGGAACCGGCTTCGGACCTGGCCTCGGACCTGGCCTCGGACCCGCTCACGGACCCGGAGGCCGAGCCGCTCGCCGAGACCGAGGCCGCGTTCGACGCCGCGTTCGAGGCGGAGTTCGAGGCAGAGTTCGAGGCCCGCACGGACTCCGAGCCGCTGCCGCCCGCCGACCGGGTGTTCACCGTCTCCGCGCGGGAGCCGGAAGAGCCGTCGTCCGCCGAGGCGCCGGCCGAGCCGGCCGCGAGCGACGCCCCGGACGCGACGAGCGACCCGGGTGACGCCGCCGCCGACGACGCCGCCGACGACGCCGCAGAGGAGGTCGCGGACGAGGTCGCCGACGTGATCGACGCCCCGGCCGCCGTTCCGGATCCGCAGCCCGTGCTGTCCGCGGACGAGGAACTCCTCGCCCGCGTGGTGTCGGAGGCCGACGCCGAGGCCTTCGTGGCCCCGGACGCGCAGGCGCCGCCGGCCGAGCAGGTCTTCACGGTGCCCGCCCCCGCGGCCGAGGCACCGGAGGACGCGGAGCCCGCGCAGGGGCTGCCCCGGCGGATACGGCCCGACGCGGAACCGGGACTGCCCGTGCGGCCCTTCGCCGCCGCGGCGTCCGATCCGCACCGGCGGGCCGAGGCCGAGGAGCACTGGCTCCCGCGCCAGGCCGGCCACCCCGAAGACGTCCTGACCGACAAGGGCCTCCCCAAGCGGACCCCGCGCAACGTGGCCACCGGAGGTCGCCCCGCCGACGCGCGCCCCGAACCGCGCCGGGTGGACGCCGACGAACTGCGCCGCAGGCTCGGCGGGTTCTACCAGGGGACCCAGGACGGCAGGCGAGTCGTCGAGGCCGAGCTCGCACAGGACCGCGGGCAGGACCGGGGACAGACCGACCAGGGGGACACCGCACAGGAGGCACGCACATGA
- a CDS encoding protein phosphatase 2C domain-containing protein, whose translation MRIDLATAPGNPERPNEDWLSAAMPTSGGGVVVALDGVTPPRGDDGCVHGVPWFVARLGGRLTELSGSRRDMPLDRILAAAIESTAAAHRGTCDLSHVRTPQATVVVARWDGATVEHLVLSDSVLLLRTGDGEVHAVLDDRLDRVPREALRSVAAADALRNVEGGFFTAAADPEVAGRAVTGRTPRSEVRALAALTDGASRWTDTFGEGDWAACLGVLGKEGAQGLIARVRALECDPTRPPGRHKRHDDASAVYAEL comes from the coding sequence ATGCGCATCGACCTGGCGACGGCCCCCGGCAACCCGGAACGCCCCAATGAGGACTGGCTGTCGGCCGCGATGCCCACGTCGGGTGGCGGTGTCGTGGTGGCGCTCGACGGGGTGACCCCGCCGCGCGGGGACGACGGGTGCGTGCACGGTGTGCCCTGGTTCGTGGCCCGCCTCGGCGGCCGATTGACCGAACTGTCCGGATCGCGGAGGGACATGCCGCTGGACCGGATCCTGGCCGCTGCCATCGAGAGCACCGCCGCCGCCCACCGGGGCACCTGTGACCTTTCTCACGTGCGGACACCGCAGGCGACGGTGGTCGTGGCGCGCTGGGACGGGGCGACCGTGGAACACCTCGTGCTGTCGGACTCCGTCCTGCTGCTCCGGACCGGGGACGGTGAGGTCCACGCCGTCCTCGACGACCGACTGGACCGGGTGCCGCGCGAGGCGCTGCGCTCGGTGGCCGCGGCGGACGCGCTGCGCAACGTCGAGGGCGGGTTCTTCACGGCGGCGGCCGATCCGGAGGTGGCGGGCCGGGCGGTCACCGGCCGGACCCCGCGCTCCGAGGTGCGGGCCCTGGCCGCCCTCACGGACGGCGCGAGCCGTTGGACGGACACCTTCGGGGAGGGTGACTGGGCGGCCTGTCTGGGGGTGCTCGGCAAGGAGGGCGCGCAGGGGCTGATCGCCCGCGTGCGCGCCCTGGAGTGCGACCCCACCCGCCCGCCGGGCCGGCACAAGCGCCACGACGACGCGTCCGCGGTGTACGCGGAGCTGTGA